One window of Sphingobacteriales bacterium genomic DNA carries:
- a CDS encoding helix-turn-helix transcriptional regulator, producing the protein MNADKLERIAIILKTVAHPVRLGIVELLEANGKLCVNEICEQLKTEQSLTSHHLANMKMKGLLHAVRDGKNVFYSIKEKEITTIITCLENCNCNMR; encoded by the coding sequence ATGAATGCAGACAAGTTAGAACGCATTGCTATTATTCTAAAAACAGTTGCGCACCCTGTTCGCTTAGGTATTGTTGAATTACTGGAAGCTAACGGCAAATTATGTGTAAACGAAATTTGTGAACAGCTCAAAACAGAACAATCGCTGACATCCCATCATTTGGCCAATATGAAAATGAAAGGTTTGTTACATGCTGTAAGGGATGGGAAAAACGTTTTCTATTCTATTAAAGAAAAAGAAATCACCACAATCATAACTTGTCTCGAAAATTGTAATTGCAATATGAGGTAG